Part of the Gadus macrocephalus chromosome 22, ASM3116895v1 genome, GACACCAAATGGACCCCTAAATCTGTAAACCTCTATAACTGGCTCACCCCACCCTGATAGGGAAAGGGCTTTATGACATCCAAGGTAGACTCATTTACACCCCCACCCCTGAGATGAACCTCTTTGCTTTACAAAGAAGAAGGGAGCCCCCTTCAGTCTTTCTCTCACTTTTACTGACTTACATGCTTGGGTTAACTTGTTTATGTTGCAGTCAAAGCTAAAACATTGCCTGCTTTAACTCTCTCTGAGATACTCTGATATGAATTGGAATTATCTCTGCCATGCCGTGTAGCTCAAGGGTAACaaacagtaaaaaatatatttctatCTATATTTTGACATATCAATTGGTGGAAAACAAACCGGTGGGAGGCAGAACCCACGGTCCTACAGAACAAGTACCAGAGTATGGAGCACACTTCCTGTATGCTAAAAAATATTCTGTTTAACCAAGGTGGAAACAAATCATAAGATCTGTAAAGATATGCATGTGCACAATGATTGTGGCTCACTGTGACCAATGACCCTTACCTCTGAGGCCCAAAGCACCCCGAGCTGCTCCTCGGATGCGCCCTCGAAGACTGCCCCTGGTAATTCCTTGCATCCCTCCTCGACCGGCAGCGCCTCCTGCACGCATCAGTGCCCCGATAGGTCGGCCCAGCCGTGCCTGAATGTTGCTTTTCCCCAAGCGCTGCTTCAGGCTCTAACAAGGTAAATGATATGGTTTGACATGTTGATCAAACAATATCAAAACATAGGAGACATTATTTAACATATTTTTCTAATAAAAATTGTCATTCTTTTGGAGAATCGTGTTTGAATTTAACAAAAATAACGGGATCAAATGGGGATCAAAAGTACAAAAGAATTGGGTGCCCACAGCCCAGTAAACTCTTGTAAACTCAAATGACAAATTAAGGGCCCATATTTAGACCTAGTAGGATAAGTGTGACAAAAGGCACAAATCTATCATTTTAATCACAAGCTTACATGACACAAGCTTAAGGCACCTTTGGATCAACCCATATCATACTGTAAAGTGCTCAGTGTGCTGTAGATTAAAGCATAGCGTGAAGGATAACACATGCAAACTACCTCTAGGACAATTAAGAAATCTTTGAaaaaaagtgtgaaaaatacATCTGTGATATCCGCATGTTGTAAGAAAATGCGTATTTACCGCCAGTTTTGCAATGGAAACATGGGTGCTAGTACATATTATACTATGCATTTGCCAGGAGTAGACTCATTTGGTAGCAGCTTGTACAGTGGGATAAGTGATAAGATAAACAATGGCACCGCCGCAAAGAAACCAGCAAAGAACATCGATGGATCTTCACAGTTTTATGTTTCACCACACAATCATTACCCcggtgtttcccatacatagaccaataTGCGGCGCAGCGCATATTGGTGCGCGGCGCcgcatatttttttataaaaaaataaaaaagtgcaAATATACTGGTCACATGGTCACTGGTCACGACCAGATGTAAAATTCAGTCGCTCATTCTCAAATTTAGGTCGCAAAATGCGACCATTTGGtcagtctggagccctgatttGTGATATTACAACTCAAACATTATTGGTCTAATACAGCATTACTCTGCAATCAGAATGTGGGCTTCTTGGCTGTACCAATATTTCATATAGGTTCATTAAAATAGGGTAATGTCTCACCTGCTTGTAGTGCAGTGCAGCTTGCACCGATGGTCGGTTTTCCATTTGCTGGGCTAGCCGACGGTTACGTGCACTGGCCAGGTGTTGTTGCTGCATTGTGGCTCGCACACTCACCACTGAGGGCGCCTTGTTCTTCAGCATGTTAGTGAAGCTTGATAGGTAAAAGGAAGGGGTCAACATGGAAATAGAGGAGGGAAGAAGCAGGGAAAAATGGATATATCTAGGAGGGGTCCAAAATCATTTTTCTTTTATACCATCACTGTTGCACTGGGGTATACACACCAGATTTGTTGACCCTTCATTTCTCTCTCAAATGGTAACAATacaaaatattgttttattagGATTAAACCATAGCAAAAGGCTTAGAAAGCCCAATTTGGAGATGCAGAACAATAAGAGGATGAAGTGTAGAAGCATAGCAAAAGAGAGAAGAGCAACAGAGGACATGTTGCCACTTACAGGCCTCCTGCTGCACTACTGTGATGGCTTCATCATCGTGCCACACAGGAAGCCCTGGGCGGGAGGTGGTTCACACAGCTGCCCAGCCACTTACGACCTGCACCATGCATTACTTTGTGTGGATGGTCGAGGGCGAGCAAGCATGTCCAAGTCAGGACTGGGCAGCAGTCTGTTGCATAGAGTGAAAGAGGTTTTGAGAGAGAATGAGTAGGGAAGTATCGCGCAAACACAACCTCCATTTGTGTTTCCACTCCCTTTTGAAACAGCATGTGTCTTGCACACTGTTTTACAGGTAACAGCAATATGCACTCTTTTGATAGATTTTTCTACCAATTAAGACCACAGCCTTTAAGAACCAAATGTAGTTGGTGCACACAAGATATCGGCTTTAGGGGCTTGCCGGATGCTTTATTCTAGCACAACCATTGCAAGATAATAGCATTTTCAGTGGTCGGTGCACAATTTGTGACACGGCCATCTAGCATCCTTGGAAGGTCTGGTCCCCTACAGTGGAATTCTGTGTAGAGACTACCCCTcaatcttgttttttattgcttgaTAGCGTCTCACCGCTCGTTTAGAGATACTTTGGTGGTGCTTTTGAGCACGACTTTTTGGGAAGAGGGGGCGGTCATTCTGTATTCCTTTGGCTGGAGGtttctgtaaaaaaagaaagaaagaaaaaaaaaagaataataaatataagAATACTGAAGCCTGGGTTATAAGAAATACCCCATATGTATAGCTATGATAGCAAGTCATCATTCAGGGCATTGACGATTGATGGCTCTATATTTCACTAAACAACGGATACGATGGGCTATTAAAGGCTAACGTTTCCATACACGCAATAACAGTTAATTAAAACATCGCCGGAGTTAGTTGGTAGTTAATGATTGCACAGATTAAAAACTTTAGCtccaaatacatacatacacgttTCATGAACCAAACAACCTCACTGACCGTTGTATTAAACGAGAAGAGTAGTTAGCAGTTGTAGCTTTGCGGAGGCTAGTTTCAAAGAGCGTGTTCCGTAGTGTTTGGTGTCGCACCGTATGCAAAAGTAAATACTGGATGAGTATTCACATGTAGTTCCTTGGTCAGATGTATGTCTAAAATCCCCTCTTCGAAGAGTCTTTCTAATAGTTTCTTGATTAACTCCCCTGCCGTTTCATAAAATGGTGCTGGCAAGGTTAGCCGGACCACGAAAATGGAGTTTATCTTCCTACGGGAACTAAGCGTGCGGCGTCACTTCCGGTCCGGGTCGGAGTTTATGTAGTAATGGCGGCGTTAGCGATGGACGAACCTGCGTCTGAAAAAGATGCGATTGCAGAGGGATTGCTTGACCTTTTGAAGCCGTCTGTACAGCAGCTCGATTTACATGTACACTCAATGAGGTAATATTTTGCTTTTGTTATTTCATATTCAATCGTAAAACCTGTGTAAGTTAGGGTTAGTGGCGTGCATGTAGACATGTCTAATGGGACTCACTGTTTACATTTGTTGTAATACAATGCCAtacagataataataaataacatcaCATAAATAACCTAAACGTCGTCGATACAACAAATACTATCAAGGCGGGGCAGTTTAGCCGTGTTTGTGACACAACAGTGGTTTAAAGCTGGATGTACAGTTATATGTACATCTGTTGTGATGGTGTCATGGGATGTACTGGTTTTTTTTATAACGCGCGCGTGCATTAAGTCACATGGGCGAATTAAATCGCACGCGCGCTTCAAGTAAATCGCACTGACGTTCGCTTCGTTTAGTAATTCGCTCGCACGATTACATTTGTCACATATGCGCTTTACAGATCTTATACGATATAATTTGGCTGTATAAAACAGTTCCCTGTTGTCTTTACAATAAGTTTGCCATGTcccatacacaaacatgttAAGATAGTGTCAGCACAACACTAACCCAATTTTTCAAGTGATAAATGTGATCATTCTGACTCAAATCGACTTTAAAGGCAGGACTATTGTATTCTGagtttaatctcagaattctgagtcAGAATTGACTTTATTCTGGATTTATTCTCAGAACTATGGAATACAGTTTTAtatcgttgccatggtgattaaTATAGACGCTGCTAACCCTGGAACCACGTAGTTTACATATTGTTTAAATCATCTTTCGTTAGTCGATCTGAGCTTCTAGGTTATGCATCATTTGATTTAAATGATGATAAAAATCCAAATGAAAGGTTAATTTTAAAATGCTATGTTTGTTTAATAAGAGAATATTAAAACCgctgttttctttattttttttctttcaacaaAAATGTAGTTTTTCGAGTGACGCGGGGGTTGCATATTTATTCTTATTTGGGATGACGAGGCCCACGTGCTTTGGGTGTCTATGACCCCAATGTTGCTCACTTGAGTAGCCTTTTAGAATGTTTCGCCTGCCTTTTTAATTTATTGATTGTATTTATGCTTATATattttcttaaaggtcccatggcatgctactttatgaatgctttCATATAGcagttagtgggcccctaatacagtacttgtagatgttcaagaaattcagccttggtgcagaattacagccactacgagccagtcccacaatgagctttccacaaacttGCCATTTTTTTGacaggcgggtcaaggaggagggtgggggtgtggccctaagcagcttgcggccacggtaccatgcgctcgtgtttacagtggatgtatcgcaatggcgaggcgcacacagcttttggcctagttctgtaaatattctagaacactccggttgctccggcgggagtcctggagctctatatctaaataatatcatttatacatagatatctatatcatataatacatattatcacggccaaaagcgtTGTGCGCCTCCACACGATATTATGAACGActgtcgggttctctgacgccTCTGGTTCCTTCACTTCCAcctcaatctgaagtagactgaaccgcgacatggaggagaaagggattgtttccCGCGTTTGCCAACTGCAAATTACATTTGTATAATAGCTGCTGGAGTATTGAACACATCTCTAATGAACGGCACAGTCTTCGCCTTTTAAAGTATAATCATAAATATAGGAtggccatatatttatattttttgtccTATTTGTTGACTTCTTTTCACATACCAAAGCAATCCCAAAATCAAATGCTTTgacaaaaaaagtaaaaaataaatgtatactttttttacaggcctgtaataagcccGTCCAGTCATATCACTCGACCCCATGAAATAATTGGATGGCCTGCCTGTCATTTCGTCTACCTACCTGGCTACCTGTGCATTGCAAATGAATGGATTCTTgcacaaggctaggcagacctgTTGCTAGAGCTAGTCACGTGTTTGAGGGGCGGGGTTTTGGTGGGAGGCCTGAACAGACTGTTGGGATTTTTTCAGTTGTTCAGTCTTATGTTTGGATTTAACGTCCTTGTCACTTCTTCAACTGAGTAACTTACATTTTGTATGATTCGTGTTATTTTGAATTAACAattaatgtttttatattttcagAGAGAGCCAGGTGGAGTTGAGAGAGCACATTGACAATCTAGCCTCAGGTGAATTTTTTGTAATGTTCAAGAAGCCATGGGGGAGAAAGTTGTTATACAAAAGGGTCTTTCACTGATGACTGCTATGACTTTCATTCGTAAAAATGAAATGCCTTTGACAACATGTCCAGTTAAGGAGAGGACTATCCCCTCAtctccctgaccctaacccatatGTAATCTAGGATGCTTTGAGTAATATCCTCAATGTCCATACTGTAGCCAACTTTGACAAACAGTTGATTGCTTTGAATTGGCGAACAGTGAGTCACTGAGGTCACCCACCAATATAAGGCAAATGCACTTTAAAGTGCCTGTGAAAGTTTTCCGCAACCCAGCCGGCGCCGCCATTACTAGTCCATCTTGTCTGTTGCATTAATATCTGTTTTTTTCAGAACTTGGCCGAATAAATGAGCACCAGAAGGTTTCACTAGACCTTGACCCATATGTGAAGAAACTGCTTAACGCAAGACGCAGAGTTGTGCTAGTAAACAACATACTGCAAAATGCCCAGGTGAGGGTTACTATAGCTATGGATTTTTGGATATGGGATGGATATTTCTCTCTTTACAcctgtgctgtgttccaatatccatactgccatgagtacacttaaacgtagtacactatccgcactcactaagtgcgttGATTTTttagatgtcagtgttgttccaaatcgaatactccgtggtgcactgaccagaaattacgatcacgactgcctccgcggctcctcccccgcaataaacatcccgctttgaacggtgaactctttatgcctagcagctataaaagcTATACAAACTAAAAAAttactctattaatgcaggctatgtggaaaatgggccgactttggctcagcctggctccgtcctcttccgctacgtagctaagatggctgccgttgagtacgaaaagtgtacatcgattCACACTTcgcggtttgaccgttttgagtacaccatcctggtcctttcagtacacttattttcgccccgATCTTGATTGGAAAGCCCTACGTATTCAAACTAAGTATAGCAAGTagggatagtatggatattggaacacagcactgTTAAATATTGTGACGTTACAACTGAATCTGAAGACAGAAGGGCACGTCAGCCTTGTCTCAGCCTGTTTAGACATAGGGTCAAAGATCCCCCACTTGATATCTGTAAAAcataccagggggggggggggttgaagtggCAATGGTATACAAGTTTACATTtcaatttagggcatttagcagacgcttttatccaaagcgacttgaaATAAGTACTCTTGTCTGAATGTATACCAGTTTAAATTGCTTTGAATAATGTCATGAAGCATGCACCTAGTTTCGTACTCTGATCAAAAGTTTCTATCTGTTTGCATGCATTATATGTAATATCTTTGTCTTCCCTCCCAGGAACGACTGAGGCGACTAAACCATAATGTAGCCAAGGAGACCGCACGACGAAAAACGATGCTGGAGGCATCGGGAGCATTCATCACACGTCCATCCGGCAAACCATGAACCGGTCCCTCGCTTTAATACATACAAGTCATATCTTAGCGCTGTTCAATTTAAAAATTGCAATTTTGAATCGCCAGAACCATGTTACTCCGTGATTGGCTGTCGGCATAACTTTATTGAATTTCCCATTAAGACACAGGCCGAATCATTTCTGGAAATAAACACAACTATGTGGACAGAGGGTGAAAGACATGACAAAAATTCCAGAATCAAGTAGTTTGACTTAAGTTCTTAAGTTAACATTACAGACTATTGGTACATATGGATAACCAAACAAGTAAGACTATTAAGTTTTGTTAGATTACGTtgttttaatataatataattttttttactttgttacACAAAACCTTTTAGTGATCTACTGTGTTCACTGATTTATTTTCAGTACATTGCAAATTATTTCCATTTAATTTGACATTTAAAATAATCTCCATGTGTGATGCTTTCAAAATGTTGTATTGCAGTAGATGGAAATCACTAGTGTCTGTAGCGTTAGCAAAATTAATTTTTCAGTCCCTACCAAACTTAATAGACTATGCTTGTGAATGTTttattaacatttattttcaatatCAATTTCTAACtccacaaaaaataaatgactTAAGTCGAGGCTGTATAGGCCATATGTTATACTTTATCTCATATATACTACTGCAATTATCTGACTTACACATTGAATCGTACTAGCCTACTGTAAGTCCTCATTTATCAAATATTGCATAACTTtgattcaattttttttgccaGCAGGGCAATGTTGTTGAGCATGAGTGTTATAATGAGCATTGTTGTACACACACTTCAGTTGTGTCGCTTAATGACGTTGAAGCTACGCAGGCCGTGAAAACAAAGAATGCAATCTGATTCAGagcagaatgttctgaaactggTTGGCGGAGAATGGCACAGATGTGTTTGTACCGTCAACGTCTGGTAGTCGCAAGCTGACACGATGAAGCCCTCCAACAGATGGGTGCACACGGATTTTAAAGGTCAAGGATGCCTGGCCGTGCTAGGTAAACATGCTCACAtctgagagagacaaaggaaaCACAAGACGAAATGCCCACAAAGGCGTGTGCCACAGATCTGCAATTCCTCCATCTAAACCCAGTTTGGCCGGATAGAAACACCTCTGGAAGATGTGAAATGTAAGGGTTATATTTTATAGCCCACAATATATTAAgtactgtaggcctataccaAATATATTAAATGTCTCTTAAAACAAATGTCTCATTGTCTGTCTGAAACAAACGAAACATATAAAATGTCTCTAAAACAAATCAATGAAATGTTACGATAGgaaattatataaaatacaataagtctgtaaaaaaaatagggTAGAGTAATCCACAGTAATTTACTGTGATTCTGCACTTAATTATTGAATATTTGTCACAGTATACTACTAGTCTGTGATATGCCTAAAAATAGTAATCAATTAGAATTGTAGAAATCACAGCTATAAATGGACTACTATAGAAAATACCAGTACTGTAGAAAATGCCTGCTAACATGTAAGTGTAGAAATTCACAGTAACCTACGGAGCCCGGGAGGTGAATGGgagtcattttattttttttaacgcatACCAATTGGCATGCATGTTTAAAAGCAGAAATATAATAAAAAGTTTAAAGAAAAACATTGTATTGTAGCCTTTGATTTTTAAGGGAGATGAAAACAACCACAcagaacagaagaaaaaaaatggatAATGAAGAAATGCATCACAAGACTAAATAGGATGATTTAAAAAACTGAAATGAGTTTGAAACTATATCTAAGATCTTCATCTTGTATTATTAAGATATCACAGTGATTTCAACTGAGATAGATCTAGAGGATTATTTTCGGGTCCTACGTGAACCCTAATTCACTACGCTTAAATCAAAGTTTACAGCAATTTTAAATTGTTCACTTGAGCCAGATATTAATTGGACAATAGTATAACAAATTCCattaattaaaacagaaactcGTCACATTCTGTTGTTATTCTTTTTATCGGGAAATCAATGTTAAACGCCAATAGGCTAAAgagacacaacagaaacacatacaccgcaatcatataatacatatattgtcTGTGTTCGATGTCATGCGTGTGTGGTTATTTATACaacaaatgaacaaaacaaTAATGATCCGTGATCAAGTCCAAAGTGAACCAGAGTCTCGCAAGGCCGCAGTGTCGGCCTGTTTCCGCAATTGTCTTTACAATGTATCCAACAAAACAGTCTCTGATCGTAATCCAAAGAAGTAAACAGTCCGTCTCCAAATCAAAAACAGCAATTCATTGCGCAGTAAAAACCAGGAACAAAATTACCGCTTCGCTCACCAGATCCCGAGCTGAGTAAATCCTTCCGAATTCTGGTACTCCTATAtatgtctcactttgtggatcggtCCAGAGAAAGCAGTTGGTGGAATGTATTAAATAAACATACATCTAAACAAAAGATCGCTATAACAACTGGCATTTGCTGTCTAAGTCGTATTGATATTCTAACTTTGCTTGCCGCCACTTCTCCATTCAAACTCCCCCGTGAGAATCAACAAACCTCCCAGTGTTGTGCGTTCACCCTCCTCTACAACCCAGGTGCGTACCTATTTAAAgggataggcctacacttaaggAGGCTAAAATCGCTAAAAATACTGTCCCATACATATTTTAGTCAGTGGGATAATATACAGTAAACATAGCATATGGCCAGACAATGTATTATTTCCAGCTCGCATATGTCAACTGCCTATGAGCCTATATGGCTCTTTTCCAGCATCTATGTTTGATAAAAGACACTCATTATTATGTGAACATCACAATAGTCCCAAAAAGCTTTCATTGTAGTTTATATTTCATAGGGAAAAcatggggacctcttgatctgcagtcaaatgctctgtcgctgagctatacccccattcCAATTTAGTGAATTTAGACTAAAATTTAGCCATGAGGTTTTTCTGTAGCATAGCTCTCTGCCAttgagctataccccctttccaTTTGAGTTGCTtcaaactgaaaattcgatgatgtttttctgtcaaaacagcatagagcaaacttaacacaaacaacagcaccgtgtttccctgacttagaagttagagacaacaatctatgatcaactgagcgagtTATAACGTTAATTTCAGTCGACAATACAAATTTGATTacaacagttagggggcacccagagttgtactggggacctcttgatctgcagtcaaatgctctgccactgagctatacccccttaCCATTTGagttgctttaaactgaaaattcgatgatgttttgttgtcaaaacagcatagagtaaacttaacacaaacaacagcaccgtgtttccctgactttgaagttagagacaacaatctatgatcaactgagcgagtTATAAAGTTAATTTCAGTCGACAATACAAATTTGATTacaacagttagggggcacccagagttgaactgagGACCTCtagatctgcagtcaaatgctctgccactgagcaaTACCCCCTATCCATTTCAGTTGCTTTAAActtaaaattcgatgatgtttttctgccaaaacagcatagactaaacttaacacaaacaacatcgccgtgtttccctgactttcaagttagagacaacaatctatgatcaactgagcgagacaTTACATTAATATCACTGGACAATACCATATTTGTAaatcagttagggggcacccagagattaactggggacctcttgatctgcagtcaaatgctctgccactgagctataccgcCTTTCCAGTTGAGTTACTTTAAAcggaaaattcgatgatgttttgacGTCACATCAGCATAGCGTAAACTTAATACAAACAACATCGGCGTGTTTCCccgactttcaagttagagacaaccaTCTCcgatcaactgagcgagatattacattaaaatcTGTCAATAAATAATTTTTTCTATgcatcagttagggggcaccaaGAGTTGTACTGGGGACCTCtagatctgcagtcaaatgctctgccactgagctataccccctttccaAATGAAATGCTTTAAACTTAAatttcgatgatgtttttctgtcaaaacagcatcgagaaaactgaacacaaacaacaacgccatgtttccctgactttcaagttagagacaacaatctatgatcaacctagcgagatattacattaatCTAACTGGACAAATCCATTTTTGTAgacatcagttagggggcacccagagttgaactggggacctcttgatctgcagtcaaatgctctgccactgagctatacccccattccttttaagttgctttaaactgaaaattcgatgatgtttttctgtcaaaacagcatcgagaaaactgaacacaaacaacatcgccgtgtttccctgactttcaagttagagacaacaatctatgatcaaccgagcgagatattacgttaatatcactggacaaaagcatgtttgtatgcatcagttagggggcacccagagtttaactggggacctcttcatctgcagtcaaatgctctgccattgagctataccccctttccaTTTGAGTTGCTtcaaactgaaaattcgatgatgtttttctgtcaaaacagcatagggcaaacttaacacaaacaacagcaccgtgtttccctgacttagaagtta contains:
- the chtopa gene encoding chromatin target of PRMT1a; its protein translation is MTAPSSQKVVLKSTTKVSLNERFTNMLKNKAPSVVSVRATMQQQHLASARNRRLAQQMENRPSVQAALHYKQSLKQRLGKSNIQARLGRPIGALMRAGGAAGRGGMQGITRGSLRGRIRGAARGALGLRGKRISAGLIHVRGRGVSGRAMLRGVQRGGPLSRGAGRGLGVRGRGVLRGRGGFPARGGRGRGRGRIAGRASSLTREQLDNQLDAYMSKTKGHLDAELDAYMAQADTDGME
- the snapin gene encoding SNARE-associated protein Snapin, which encodes MAALAMDEPASEKDAIAEGLLDLLKPSVQQLDLHVHSMRESQVELREHIDNLASELGRINEHQKVSLDLDPYVKKLLNARRRVVLVNNILQNAQERLRRLNHNVAKETARRKTMLEASGAFITRPSGKP